A part of Fibrobacter sp. genomic DNA contains:
- a CDS encoding SDR family oxidoreductase — protein sequence MKALFIGGTGTISMAITRLAVERGWEIYLLNRGNRDASDLPTAKLADGAPAVKQIVADIYDEADVAKKIADLNFDVVCDFIAFHYSALERDYRLFKNKTKQFMYISSASAYQKPLSDYRITEGTPLANPYWEYSRNKIAGEEFLMKMYCEEGFPITIIRPSHTYDERKIPLGVHGKKGSWQVAKRMLEGKPVIIHGDGTSLWTMTHNSDFAKGFVGLMGNIHAIGESFQITSDETVTWNQVYQSIANVLGVELKAVHVASDFLAAVGDPLGFDFTGSLIGDKANSVVFENTNAWCDKVIAALENAKKLVP from the coding sequence ATGAAAGCATTATTCATCGGTGGAACCGGAACGATTAGCATGGCTATTACTCGCCTGGCAGTGGAGCGTGGCTGGGAAATTTATTTGCTGAACCGAGGCAATCGCGATGCTTCTGACCTTCCGACTGCAAAACTTGCCGATGGCGCACCCGCAGTAAAGCAGATTGTGGCTGACATCTATGACGAAGCTGACGTGGCTAAGAAAATTGCGGACCTGAACTTCGATGTGGTTTGCGATTTTATTGCTTTCCACTACAGCGCCTTGGAACGTGATTACCGCTTGTTCAAGAACAAGACCAAGCAGTTCATGTATATCAGTTCCGCCAGCGCCTACCAGAAGCCTCTTTCGGATTACCGCATTACCGAAGGTACGCCTCTCGCAAATCCTTATTGGGAATACTCCCGCAACAAGATTGCGGGGGAGGAGTTCCTGATGAAAATGTACTGCGAAGAAGGTTTCCCCATAACCATCATTCGCCCTAGCCATACTTACGACGAACGCAAAATTCCTCTGGGCGTTCACGGCAAGAAAGGTAGCTGGCAAGTGGCCAAGCGCATGCTTGAAGGCAAGCCTGTTATCATTCACGGTGACGGCACCAGCCTCTGGACCATGACTCACAACTCTGATTTTGCCAAGGGCTTTGTGGGCTTAATGGGCAACATCCACGCCATTGGTGAATCCTTCCAGATAACCAGCGACGAAACGGTGACCTGGAATCAGGTTTACCAGAGCATCGCAAACGTCCTAGGGGTAGAACTAAAGGCTGTTCATGTAGCTTCTGATTTTCTTGCTGCTGTGGGGGATCCGCTGGGATTTGACTTTACCGGAAGTCTCATTGGGGACAAGGCCAATTCTGTGGTGTTCGAAAACACCAACGCCTGGTGCGACAAGGTCATTGCTGCGCTGGAAAATGCGAAGAAGCTAGTTCCTTAG
- the radC gene encoding DNA repair protein RadC → MEKSTRFLEKSVYRTETFNERTCMVVKKERDDCPATNKKLLPREKIECYGADSMSNEELLALILGSGCQNCDVFELARRLSNFLSTETTIPTLEKLRKIHGLGKVKASQILACLELSGRYILSDKAMAVNAPEDLVSRLSYMKYEEQEHLVLVTLNSANLIIKVHELTTGLVNQTPVHPREAFAKAIEDRAVSVIFAHNHPSGATVPSPEDIGITKVLCAAGKIIQIPVLDHIIIGKMGFTSICRLYPDIFGKSF, encoded by the coding sequence TTGGAAAAAAGTACCCGATTTTTGGAAAAATCCGTTTATAGGACAGAAACCTTTAACGAAAGGACCTGTATGGTTGTGAAAAAAGAACGAGATGATTGCCCTGCTACAAATAAAAAACTGCTGCCAAGAGAAAAAATAGAGTGCTATGGGGCCGATTCCATGAGTAACGAGGAACTTCTTGCCCTGATTTTGGGCAGTGGATGCCAAAATTGCGATGTTTTTGAACTTGCAAGACGGCTTTCCAACTTCCTTTCGACGGAAACGACCATTCCAACCTTGGAGAAGCTTCGAAAAATCCATGGTTTGGGAAAGGTTAAGGCCTCACAGATCCTGGCTTGCCTGGAATTGTCGGGCCGTTATATACTAAGTGACAAGGCCATGGCGGTTAATGCCCCTGAAGATCTGGTCTCCAGGCTCTCCTATATGAAATATGAGGAGCAGGAACATTTGGTTCTGGTGACGTTGAATTCCGCTAACCTTATTATAAAGGTTCATGAGCTGACCACTGGGCTTGTGAACCAGACTCCGGTTCATCCCCGTGAGGCTTTTGCCAAGGCTATCGAGGACCGCGCCGTGTCTGTGATATTCGCACATAACCATCCGTCGGGGGCCACCGTGCCCAGCCCCGAGGATATCGGCATAACAAAGGTCTTGTGTGCGGCGGGGAAAATTATACAAATTCCCGTTTTGGACCATATAATTATAGGGAAAATGGGTTTTACCAGTATTTGTAGGCTTTATCCAGACATTTTCGGAAAAAGTTTTTAA
- a CDS encoding GerW family sporulation protein: MAIEKLAETLLEKLRFITQAETVIGQPIQAGESTVVPVSRVSVGFGFGGHSSKGDTSASGGGASVEPVAFLVIKGDDVRIMPISKDSSLVSKVMDIVPDVVNKFKKNDEA; this comes from the coding sequence ATGGCTATTGAAAAACTTGCAGAAACTCTTTTAGAAAAACTCCGTTTCATCACTCAGGCTGAAACCGTTATCGGTCAGCCCATCCAGGCCGGCGAATCTACCGTGGTTCCCGTAAGCCGCGTTTCCGTTGGCTTCGGCTTCGGTGGTCATTCCAGCAAGGGCGATACTTCCGCATCTGGTGGTGGCGCTTCTGTGGAACCGGTTGCCTTCCTCGTAATCAAGGGCGATGACGTTCGCATCATGCCCATTTCCAAGGACAGTTCCCTGGTAAGCAAGGTCATGGACATTGTTCCTGATGTGGTGAACAAGTTTAAGAAGAACGACGAAGCTTAA
- a CDS encoding OmpA family protein, with product MKKIAMGLALALATSAFAEHAKTINKHGFAGVNETQSAQSLGNSKLVFVLLNDIGFGSYDGAVEYEGANANAGFAIGISDYFDLGLTLPETYIQAKYKEGEDMVKQFNGQKHFSKWIGRADMKFRFPLPEDQPVDLAIYGGAALSKMSDVAINGGVAFTLDFDKSHDVPFLIHLNGGLNYALVADSAYYTIRVPDKLDGADGVTYLISSENQVGVEYGEKFKYYASGAVEFFPLDFLSIFLSYQWSLDYNYVAPTTEEVVIGKDLWEQDMIIDSITVAESTEKVFKNRATAAIVFHLPIGLDIHAGGSVEWSGAFAWPKSFNHPIYAGITWSGFLLPQDRDGDGVMDNDDDCPDDYGHRLNRGCPLGNPDSDEDGVCDAWVYEKGFEDEYSEICEGVDKCPNEPGEGEDGCELADPDPDKDGVCDPWVAQKKMTKKFKKICKGIDECPAQAGDPKFNGCPGKKPDPDEDGMCSPWVTDEGVMADFADVCQGYDMCPGEAGTKANKGCPWDDPDIDGDGLCDPWVSEKKMGYYFEKAAEDETIANEWFIEKSCKGIDKCPSEHGPASNEGCPLGLPDTDGDGVCDAWVTEKGMQDQYDDICTGIDKCPTEAGEQFAQGCPMDNPDIDGDSLCAPWVTEKKMQKQFAEMCHGIDKCDTEAGPEWNKGCPVDDPDPDKDGLCSQWVAKKGWASKFADVCTGKDMCEDEAGPDWNKGCPSDDQPDPDGDGLCSPWVAKKGLSAKFKDVCKGTDKCEDEAGPDWNKGCPAQAADPDEDGLCSPWVTKQKLLDKFADECSGYDRCEDEPGPDWNNGCPSDDEPDADHDGVCSEWVTTKKLTKQFADQCTGIDRCPDVAGDDGHGCPKKAVEKLDGVTFKSGKATLESNAKLILKNVAKKLNTEEYMDLNIVIQGHTDNVGKEASNQKLSENRAKEVMKALTKAGIKKNRIKAIGMGSSCPVDDNGTEEGREMNRRIEMHFATPDNDGTKCESNFVAE from the coding sequence ATGAAAAAAATAGCAATGGGGCTTGCGCTGGCTTTGGCAACTTCAGCCTTTGCCGAACATGCTAAGACCATTAACAAACATGGTTTTGCTGGTGTTAATGAAACCCAGTCTGCCCAGTCTCTTGGAAACTCCAAGCTGGTGTTCGTGTTGTTGAATGACATTGGCTTTGGTTCCTATGATGGCGCTGTGGAGTATGAAGGCGCTAACGCAAATGCTGGTTTTGCTATCGGCATCAGTGATTATTTCGATTTGGGCCTTACCCTTCCTGAAACCTACATTCAGGCTAAGTACAAAGAGGGCGAGGACATGGTCAAGCAGTTCAATGGCCAGAAGCACTTCTCCAAGTGGATCGGCCGTGCAGACATGAAGTTCCGCTTCCCTCTGCCTGAAGACCAGCCGGTGGACCTCGCCATCTATGGTGGAGCCGCATTGAGCAAGATGTCCGATGTTGCCATTAACGGTGGCGTTGCCTTTACCTTGGACTTTGACAAGAGCCATGACGTTCCGTTCCTCATCCACCTTAACGGTGGCTTGAATTACGCCTTGGTGGCAGACTCCGCCTACTATACCATACGAGTTCCGGATAAACTGGATGGGGCTGATGGTGTCACGTATCTGATTTCCTCTGAAAATCAGGTTGGCGTTGAATATGGTGAAAAGTTCAAGTACTACGCTTCTGGCGCCGTGGAATTCTTCCCGTTGGACTTCCTCTCCATCTTTTTGAGCTACCAGTGGTCCCTGGACTACAACTATGTGGCTCCGACCACGGAAGAAGTCGTTATTGGAAAGGACCTTTGGGAACAGGACATGATTATCGACTCCATTACTGTGGCCGAATCTACTGAAAAGGTCTTCAAGAACCGAGCTACTGCCGCTATCGTGTTCCATCTGCCTATTGGCCTGGATATTCACGCTGGTGGTTCTGTCGAATGGTCTGGCGCCTTTGCATGGCCCAAGTCCTTCAACCATCCGATTTACGCCGGTATTACCTGGAGCGGATTCCTGCTGCCCCAGGACCGCGACGGCGATGGTGTCATGGATAACGACGATGACTGCCCGGATGACTATGGTCATCGTTTGAACCGCGGTTGCCCGTTGGGTAATCCGGACTCCGACGAAGACGGCGTTTGCGATGCCTGGGTTTATGAAAAGGGCTTTGAAGACGAATATTCTGAAATCTGCGAAGGCGTAGACAAGTGCCCCAACGAACCTGGTGAAGGTGAAGATGGTTGCGAACTTGCCGATCCGGACCCGGATAAGGACGGCGTCTGCGATCCTTGGGTTGCCCAGAAGAAGATGACCAAGAAGTTCAAGAAGATCTGTAAGGGTATCGATGAATGCCCGGCTCAGGCTGGCGATCCTAAGTTCAACGGTTGCCCGGGCAAGAAGCCGGACCCGGATGAAGATGGTATGTGCTCTCCGTGGGTTACCGACGAAGGCGTGATGGCGGATTTTGCTGACGTTTGCCAGGGCTACGACATGTGCCCGGGTGAAGCTGGTACCAAGGCTAACAAGGGTTGCCCGTGGGATGACCCGGATATCGATGGTGACGGCCTCTGCGACCCGTGGGTTTCTGAAAAGAAGATGGGTTACTACTTCGAAAAGGCTGCAGAAGATGAAACCATCGCCAACGAATGGTTCATTGAAAAGTCTTGTAAGGGTATCGATAAGTGCCCCAGTGAACATGGTCCCGCCTCCAACGAAGGCTGCCCCCTGGGCTTGCCGGATACCGATGGTGACGGCGTTTGCGACGCATGGGTTACCGAAAAGGGTATGCAGGATCAGTACGATGATATCTGCACCGGCATCGACAAGTGTCCCACTGAAGCTGGCGAACAGTTTGCCCAGGGTTGCCCCATGGACAATCCGGACATCGACGGTGACAGCCTCTGCGCTCCGTGGGTAACTGAAAAGAAGATGCAGAAGCAGTTTGCTGAAATGTGCCACGGCATTGACAAGTGCGATACCGAAGCTGGTCCGGAATGGAACAAGGGTTGCCCTGTGGATGACCCGGACCCGGATAAGGATGGTCTCTGCTCTCAGTGGGTAGCCAAGAAGGGCTGGGCCTCTAAGTTTGCTGACGTTTGCACTGGCAAGGACATGTGCGAAGACGAAGCCGGTCCGGACTGGAACAAGGGTTGTCCGTCTGACGACCAGCCCGACCCGGATGGTGACGGTCTTTGCTCTCCGTGGGTTGCCAAGAAGGGCTTGAGCGCCAAGTTCAAGGATGTATGTAAGGGTACTGACAAGTGCGAAGACGAAGCAGGCCCGGATTGGAACAAGGGTTGCCCGGCTCAGGCTGCCGACCCCGATGAAGACGGTCTCTGCTCTCCTTGGGTGACCAAGCAGAAGTTGCTGGACAAGTTTGCCGATGAATGCTCCGGTTACGACCGTTGCGAAGACGAACCGGGTCCGGACTGGAACAACGGTTGCCCGTCTGACGACGAACCGGATGCTGACCATGATGGCGTTTGCTCTGAATGGGTGACCACCAAGAAGCTTACCAAGCAGTTTGCTGACCAGTGTACTGGCATCGACCGCTGCCCGGATGTGGCTGGTGACGATGGCCACGGCTGCCCGAAGAAGGCTGTTGAAAAGCTAGATGGCGTGACCTTCAAGTCTGGCAAGGCTACCTTGGAATCCAATGCCAAGTTGATTCTCAAGAACGTTGCCAAGAAGCTGAACACCGAAGAATACATGGATTTGAACATCGTGATTCAGGGTCATACCGACAACGTGGGTAAGGAAGCTTCCAACCAGAAACTTTCTGAAAACCGCGCCAAGGAAGTGATGAAGGCTCTGACCAAGGCTGGCATCAAGAAGAACCGTATCAAGGCTATCGGTATGGGATCTTCTTGCCCGGTAGACGACAACGGAACTGAAGAAGGCCGCGAAATGAATCGTCGTATTGAAATGCACTTCGCAACACCGGATAACGACGGTACCAAGTGCGAAAGCAATTTCGTCGCTGAATAG
- a CDS encoding thymidylate synthase, with protein sequence MQQYLDLLQDIMDNGVDRSDRTGTGTRSVFGRQYRYDLSKGFPCLTTKKLHLRSIIHELLWFLKGDTNIKYLHDNKVTIWDEWADENGELGPVYGHQWRSWPTPDGGHIDQIQNLVNSLKNNPDSRRHLVCAWNVSEVDKMALPPCHCLFQFYVGGVGASGKRKLSCQLYQRSADTFLGVPFNIASYALLTMMLAQVCDYEPGEFIHTLGDTHLYSNHFEQVKEQLTRTPRKLPTMKINPDVKDLFEFRFEDFELVDYDPYPTIKAPIAV encoded by the coding sequence ATGCAGCAATACCTCGACTTACTTCAAGATATTATGGATAACGGCGTGGACCGTTCCGACCGTACCGGCACCGGCACCCGCTCCGTTTTTGGCCGCCAGTACCGCTATGACTTGTCCAAGGGCTTTCCCTGCCTGACTACCAAGAAACTGCACTTGCGCTCCATTATTCATGAACTTTTGTGGTTCCTGAAGGGCGACACCAACATCAAGTACCTCCACGATAACAAGGTGACAATCTGGGACGAATGGGCCGACGAAAATGGCGAACTGGGCCCGGTCTACGGTCACCAGTGGCGTAGCTGGCCCACCCCTGATGGAGGCCACATCGACCAGATCCAGAATTTGGTGAACAGCCTCAAGAACAATCCGGATTCCCGCCGCCACCTGGTGTGCGCCTGGAACGTTTCCGAAGTGGACAAGATGGCTCTTCCGCCCTGCCACTGCCTGTTCCAGTTCTACGTGGGCGGCGTTGGCGCCTCCGGCAAGCGTAAGCTTTCCTGCCAGCTGTACCAGCGTAGCGCAGATACCTTCCTGGGGGTTCCGTTCAACATTGCTTCCTATGCGCTTTTGACCATGATGCTTGCCCAGGTCTGCGATTACGAACCGGGTGAATTCATCCATACCTTGGGCGATACCCACCTGTACTCCAACCACTTTGAACAGGTGAAGGAACAGCTGACCCGCACTCCCCGAAAGCTTCCCACCATGAAGATCAATCCGGACGTGAAGGACCTGTTTGAATTCAGGTTCGAGGACTTTGAACTGGTGGACTACGATCCCTATCCGACCATCAAGGCTCCCATCGCAGTTTAA
- the ilvB gene encoding biosynthetic-type acetolactate synthase large subunit, whose protein sequence is MANKTLSGAEVIIECLKREGIDTIFGYPGGSAIPMFDAILDSNIKVVLTRHEQGATHMADGYARQTGKVGVALVTSGPGATNTFTGIYTALMDSSPIVVLAAQTTTPNLGKDAFQECDTSGMTFAAVKHSYLVKDPNDLPRIMKEAFHIARTGRPGPVLIDLPKDVTAGACTAPFTDQMDLPGYKIPTYASAESVEKAAEYLKKSKKPLLLVGHGAMISGASRQVKELAEKLQAPVACTLLGLGTFPTDHELSLGMLGMHGTVYANKAVLDCDLILSIGSRWDDRITGKLEVFCKDAIKMHIDIDPAEEGKVLQPDVFMCGDAKMVLEQLLPLVGKLDTAEWVKTCQTWKKRFPLTYPKQGGLRMQHIVQTVSDLTKGNAIVTTDVGQHQMWVAQYFHINNPRQLHSSGGAGTMGFGLPSAIGAAFGNTTGWPVCSFSGDGGFQMTEFELATAALHKLPIKIFVLDNKYLGMVRQWQELFYDHRYSSVDMQGNPDFVKLAEAYGIPGLRIKRAADAERMIQKALDYKDGPILIWCECEKEDNVFPMIPAGAPLTSMITEQPKTQLDKPTGST, encoded by the coding sequence ATGGCAAATAAAACCTTAAGCGGTGCAGAAGTGATCATCGAATGCCTCAAGCGTGAAGGCATCGACACCATCTTCGGCTATCCTGGTGGATCCGCAATTCCGATGTTTGACGCAATCCTTGATTCCAACATCAAGGTTGTCCTCACCCGTCATGAACAGGGTGCAACCCACATGGCTGACGGCTATGCTCGTCAGACCGGCAAGGTGGGCGTGGCTCTCGTGACCTCCGGTCCGGGCGCAACCAATACCTTCACTGGTATTTATACTGCTCTTATGGATTCCAGCCCCATCGTGGTGTTGGCCGCACAGACCACCACCCCGAACCTGGGTAAGGACGCTTTCCAGGAATGCGACACCAGCGGTATGACTTTCGCTGCTGTTAAGCACTCCTACCTGGTGAAGGATCCCAACGACCTTCCCCGCATCATGAAGGAAGCTTTCCACATTGCACGCACTGGCCGTCCGGGTCCCGTGCTCATCGACCTCCCGAAGGACGTGACCGCAGGTGCTTGCACCGCTCCGTTCACCGACCAGATGGACCTTCCGGGCTACAAGATTCCCACCTACGCTTCTGCTGAAAGCGTCGAAAAGGCTGCAGAATACTTGAAGAAGTCCAAGAAGCCCCTCCTCCTCGTTGGCCACGGCGCAATGATTTCTGGCGCATCCCGCCAGGTGAAGGAACTTGCTGAAAAGCTCCAGGCTCCGGTGGCTTGCACACTGCTTGGCCTCGGCACCTTCCCCACCGACCACGAACTTTCTCTCGGCATGCTGGGCATGCACGGTACCGTGTACGCCAACAAGGCTGTTCTGGATTGCGACTTGATCCTCTCCATCGGCTCCCGCTGGGACGACCGTATCACCGGCAAGCTTGAAGTGTTCTGTAAGGACGCTATCAAGATGCACATCGACATCGATCCTGCCGAAGAAGGCAAGGTTCTCCAGCCGGATGTGTTCATGTGCGGCGATGCAAAGATGGTTCTTGAACAGCTCCTCCCGCTGGTTGGCAAGCTGGACACCGCTGAATGGGTCAAGACCTGCCAGACCTGGAAGAAGCGCTTCCCGCTGACCTACCCGAAGCAGGGCGGTCTCCGTATGCAGCACATCGTGCAGACTGTTAGCGACCTCACCAAGGGTAACGCCATCGTTACTACCGACGTGGGTCAGCATCAGATGTGGGTGGCTCAGTACTTCCACATCAACAACCCCCGTCAGCTCCACTCCAGTGGCGGCGCAGGCACCATGGGCTTCGGCCTTCCGTCTGCAATCGGCGCAGCATTCGGCAACACTACTGGTTGGCCGGTCTGCAGCTTCAGCGGCGACGGTGGTTTCCAGATGACCGAATTTGAACTTGCTACCGCAGCACTCCACAAGTTGCCCATCAAGATCTTCGTTCTTGACAACAAGTACCTGGGCATGGTGCGTCAGTGGCAGGAACTGTTCTACGATCACCGCTACTCCAGCGTTGACATGCAGGGCAACCCCGACTTCGTGAAGCTGGCAGAAGCTTACGGCATTCCGGGTCTCCGCATCAAGCGCGCTGCTGATGCAGAACGCATGATCCAGAAGGCTTTGGACTATAAGGATGGTCCGATCCTCATCTGGTGCGAATGCGAAAAGGAAGACAACGTGTTCCCGATGATTCCGGCTGGTGCTCCGCTCACCTCCATGATCACTGAACAGCCCAAGACTCAGCTCGACAAGCCGACAGGATCGACCTAA
- the serC gene encoding 3-phosphoserine/phosphohydroxythreonine transaminase, whose protein sequence is MANKVYNFSAGPSVLPEQALKEASEACIDYANSGISILSMSHRSKPIENMFLETEQLLRDLMGIPANYDIIFLGGGCSLLFCMMPMNFLPADGVADYTDTGVWANKALKEAKQFGNVNVACSTKADVYNHIDKNLQLSDNATYLHVTANNTIYGTEWHNFPKPKSGFLMADMSSDFLARKVNVEDFGVIYGGAQKNISCAGVTVSIIRKDLLGKVDRQIPTMLNFKTHLDEKTGVNSMFNTPPVFAVYTMNRTLNWLKQIGGVDAIEKINREKAALLYSAIDNSKVFVGTAAKEDRSLMNVPFVFNREVVSEEKDADMAKDFIEFAKSKGLVQIKGHRSVGGFRASIYNAMPIEGVQALVDCMGDYEKKILG, encoded by the coding sequence ATGGCTAATAAGGTCTATAACTTTAGCGCAGGCCCGTCTGTCCTGCCCGAACAAGCACTCAAGGAAGCTTCTGAAGCATGCATCGACTATGCAAACTCCGGCATCAGTATTCTCTCCATGAGTCACCGTTCAAAGCCGATCGAGAACATGTTCCTCGAAACTGAACAGCTTCTCCGTGACCTCATGGGTATCCCCGCCAACTACGATATCATTTTCCTCGGCGGCGGCTGCTCTCTCTTGTTCTGCATGATGCCGATGAACTTCCTCCCGGCTGACGGCGTTGCTGACTACACCGACACTGGTGTCTGGGCAAACAAGGCTCTCAAGGAAGCTAAGCAGTTCGGTAACGTTAACGTTGCTTGCTCCACCAAGGCTGATGTGTACAACCACATCGACAAGAACCTCCAGTTGAGCGACAACGCAACCTACCTCCACGTTACCGCAAACAACACCATTTACGGTACCGAATGGCACAACTTCCCGAAGCCCAAGTCCGGCTTCCTCATGGCTGACATGAGCTCCGACTTCCTCGCTCGCAAGGTGAACGTGGAAGACTTCGGCGTGATCTACGGCGGCGCTCAGAAGAACATCTCCTGCGCAGGTGTTACCGTTTCCATCATCCGTAAGGACTTGCTCGGCAAGGTCGATCGTCAGATCCCCACCATGCTCAACTTCAAGACTCATCTCGACGAAAAGACCGGCGTGAACTCCATGTTCAACACTCCTCCGGTATTCGCAGTCTACACCATGAACCGCACCCTCAACTGGCTCAAGCAGATCGGTGGTGTCGACGCTATCGAAAAGATCAACCGCGAAAAGGCAGCACTCCTTTACAGCGCCATCGACAACTCCAAGGTGTTCGTCGGTACCGCTGCTAAGGAAGACCGTTCTCTCATGAACGTTCCGTTCGTCTTCAACCGCGAAGTTGTTTCCGAAGAAAAGGATGCAGACATGGCTAAGGACTTCATCGAATTCGCAAAGTCCAAGGGTCTCGTCCAGATCAAGGGTCACCGTTCTGTTGGCGGCTTCCGCGCTTCCATCTACAACGCAATGCCCATCGAAGGTGTCCAGGCTCTCGTCGACTGCATGGGCGACTACGAAAAGAAGATCCTCGGTTAG
- the ilvN gene encoding acetolactate synthase small subunit: MISTAHSISLLVANRPGVLVRISLVFSRRGYNIDSLVVSPTLDPNFSRMNIVAHGNPEILMQIIKQLEKLVDVVQAKDHTNMNVVEKELALIKVRCAPEQRTEILQLCDHFKAVTVDMTENSMIIQITGNSDKIDAMKSLCQKFEIVEYIRTGKVIMLRGEDKT; the protein is encoded by the coding sequence ATGATTTCTACAGCTCATTCTATTAGCTTGTTAGTTGCAAACCGCCCGGGCGTGCTCGTTCGCATCTCCCTGGTGTTCTCCCGCCGTGGCTACAACATCGACTCTCTCGTCGTGTCCCCCACGCTGGACCCCAACTTTAGCCGCATGAACATTGTGGCTCACGGTAACCCGGAAATCTTGATGCAGATCATCAAGCAGCTGGAAAAGCTGGTTGACGTTGTGCAGGCCAAGGACCACACCAACATGAACGTGGTGGAAAAGGAACTTGCCTTGATCAAGGTTCGTTGCGCTCCCGAACAGCGTACCGAAATCCTCCAGCTCTGCGATCACTTCAAGGCTGTTACCGTTGACATGACTGAAAACTCCATGATCATCCAGATTACCGGTAACTCCGATAAGATCGATGCCATGAAGAGCCTGTGCCAGAAATTCGAAATCGTCGAATACATCCGCACCGGTAAGGTCATCATGCTCCGCGGTGAAGACAAAACCTAG
- a CDS encoding iron-containing alcohol dehydrogenase, with product MENFNFYSPTEFVFGKDRENECGAMVKKYGGTKVLVHFGGGSAVKSGLIGRVLASLDAAGVPHVELGGVHPNPIDTKVYEGIELCRKEGVDFILAVGGGSSIDSAKAIAMGVPYEGDFWDFYSGKAPAAALPVATVLTIAAAGSEGSGDSVITKVDGMLKRGAGSDLIRPRFSILNPALTCTLPAYQTACGITDIMAHVFERYFTNTTEVEITDRLCEAVLMTMVKEAPRVIADPNNYEARANIMWAGMVAHNNVCGVGRGQDWNSHAIEHELSAMYDCAHGAGLAVIMPSWMEYVVDHNPMRFAQMASRVFGCAMNFENPKATALAGIKAFRSFLKSIGMPINFVELGAKEEDIPAMVEKLNPGDGWGFQPLKAADVTAIYKIAAKATV from the coding sequence ATGGAAAATTTTAACTTCTACAGCCCCACGGAATTCGTATTTGGTAAGGACCGCGAAAATGAATGCGGCGCCATGGTCAAAAAGTATGGCGGAACCAAGGTTCTTGTCCATTTCGGTGGTGGTTCTGCTGTAAAGTCCGGCCTTATCGGCCGCGTTTTGGCATCCTTGGATGCAGCAGGTGTTCCTCATGTGGAATTGGGTGGCGTTCATCCGAACCCCATTGATACCAAGGTTTACGAAGGTATTGAACTTTGCCGTAAGGAAGGCGTGGATTTCATTCTTGCTGTAGGTGGCGGTTCTTCCATCGATAGCGCCAAGGCTATTGCTATGGGCGTTCCTTACGAAGGCGACTTCTGGGATTTCTATAGTGGCAAGGCTCCGGCTGCCGCTCTCCCGGTGGCAACCGTTTTGACTATCGCTGCCGCTGGTTCCGAAGGTTCCGGCGACTCCGTGATTACCAAGGTGGACGGCATGCTGAAGCGTGGCGCTGGTAGCGATCTCATTCGTCCTCGCTTCTCTATTTTGAATCCCGCCCTCACTTGCACTTTGCCGGCTTACCAGACTGCCTGCGGTATCACCGACATTATGGCTCATGTGTTTGAACGTTACTTCACCAACACCACCGAAGTGGAAATCACCGACCGTCTTTGCGAAGCCGTCTTGATGACCATGGTGAAGGAAGCACCCCGCGTTATTGCCGATCCCAACAACTATGAAGCCCGCGCCAACATTATGTGGGCAGGCATGGTGGCTCACAACAACGTTTGCGGTGTAGGCCGTGGACAGGACTGGAACAGCCACGCCATTGAACACGAACTGAGCGCCATGTACGACTGCGCTCACGGTGCAGGTCTTGCTGTGATTATGCCGTCCTGGATGGAATACGTGGTGGATCACAATCCTATGCGTTTTGCCCAGATGGCTTCCCGCGTGTTCGGCTGCGCCATGAACTTTGAAAACCCCAAGGCCACCGCTCTCGCCGGCATCAAGGCTTTCCGCAGCTTCCTCAAGAGCATCGGTATGCCCATCAACTTTGTAGAACTTGGCGCCAAGGAAGAAGACATTCCTGCCATGGTCGAAAAGCTGAACCCGGGTGACGGTTGGGGCTTCCAGCCGCTGAAGGCTGCCGACGTTACTGCCATCTACAAGATTGCTGCAAAGGCAACTGTCTAA